The following are from one region of the Sandaracinus amylolyticus genome:
- a CDS encoding VWA domain-containing protein: protein MTRGFVVRLVLALIAAIAMAASIVAATSAPITWTMSGEEWELLAPRNLALLAVAPLLVLGGWRSLADLPRAQLVLGYVVRLAVLAMLALALARPARTTDATRVAVVFLVDVSDSVSDADLARARERIDAAWRARGEDVVRVVTFARDARVLEIDDEVPPIARHEDGAGSDLASALQLAYGLYPPGHLRRAVVLSDGAQTEGDALAEAQRAAELGVRIDHAPFTEGPPGEIAISSLSLPDALQAGQPFTVRVRVFASQPTSARLRLYQGETLNGLDGVRDVELAAGDNEIALRSVVHVPGPVTYRAELEARGEDRWSPNNRFATTVIVPGRPAVLYVEGTASAATHLARALSAGELDVDVRSPRAMPTSAAELERFDFVILSDVPADQVSASAQDALDRFVRSGGGFMMAGGEQSYGLGGWRGTRVERLLPVRMEGERRRDQPSLALALVIDRSGSMSGEKMEAAKQAAQATAELLSAQDYLEVVGFDAQAERIVRMQSAGNRIAIQRDIGRMAPRGGTAIFPGLDMAFQDLSVTRARLKHVILLTDGQTQESGLPELVSVMRAEGITVTTVGIGADVNRSLLTQLADLGGGRSYFTSDARNVPRIFMQETTTVTRNDVVEEYVRARVVAPADFLRGIDVASAPFLRGYVATRARPAPAQVILESELGEPLLARWRVGLGWSLAWTSDVKARWSTEWLRWGGFSRFWVQLVREHMRERERHELPMRAEVIGDEARVVVDAIGENDEFVNGLASTLVVEGPMGARTSERIREEHVLRQTAPGHYEARFPLSRYGSFVLRAEHRQDDRLVAESTSELVRPYPREYASLEPDLALLDRLSEVGRGRRDPSPDALFDPAGESVRRREEVWSPLLFAALALFVIDLLLRRVRLFDRAFRAAS, encoded by the coding sequence ATGACGCGCGGCTTCGTCGTGCGGCTGGTGCTCGCGCTGATCGCGGCGATCGCGATGGCGGCGTCGATCGTCGCGGCCACGAGCGCGCCGATCACCTGGACGATGAGCGGCGAGGAGTGGGAGCTCCTCGCGCCGCGCAACCTCGCGCTGCTCGCGGTCGCGCCGCTCTTGGTGCTCGGTGGGTGGCGCTCGCTCGCCGATCTCCCGCGCGCACAGCTCGTGCTCGGGTACGTGGTGCGGCTCGCGGTGCTCGCGATGCTCGCGCTCGCCCTCGCGCGTCCGGCGCGCACCACCGACGCGACGCGCGTCGCGGTGGTGTTCCTGGTCGACGTCTCGGACTCGGTGAGCGACGCGGATCTCGCGCGGGCGCGCGAGCGCATCGACGCGGCGTGGCGCGCGCGCGGTGAGGACGTGGTGCGCGTCGTGACGTTCGCGCGCGATGCGCGCGTGCTCGAGATCGACGACGAGGTCCCCCCGATCGCGCGCCACGAGGACGGCGCGGGCAGCGATCTCGCGTCCGCGCTGCAGCTCGCGTACGGGCTCTATCCGCCCGGTCATCTGCGTCGTGCGGTCGTGCTCAGCGACGGCGCGCAGACCGAGGGCGACGCGCTCGCCGAGGCGCAGCGCGCGGCCGAGCTCGGCGTGCGCATCGATCACGCGCCGTTCACCGAAGGACCTCCGGGCGAGATCGCGATCTCCTCGCTCTCGCTGCCCGATGCGCTCCAGGCGGGCCAGCCGTTCACGGTGCGTGTGCGCGTCTTCGCGAGCCAGCCCACGAGCGCGCGCCTGCGCCTCTACCAAGGCGAGACGCTCAACGGCCTCGACGGAGTGCGCGACGTCGAGCTCGCGGCGGGCGACAACGAGATCGCGCTGCGCTCGGTGGTGCACGTGCCCGGGCCGGTCACGTACCGCGCGGAGCTCGAGGCGCGCGGCGAAGATCGTTGGAGCCCCAACAATCGTTTCGCGACCACGGTGATCGTCCCCGGTCGTCCCGCGGTGCTCTACGTCGAGGGCACCGCGAGCGCGGCCACGCACCTCGCGCGTGCGCTCAGCGCGGGCGAGCTCGACGTGGACGTGCGCTCTCCGCGCGCGATGCCGACGTCGGCGGCCGAGCTCGAGCGCTTCGACTTCGTGATCCTCTCCGACGTGCCCGCCGATCAGGTGAGCGCGTCGGCGCAGGACGCGCTCGATCGCTTCGTGCGCAGCGGCGGCGGGTTCATGATGGCGGGCGGCGAGCAGTCGTACGGGCTCGGCGGATGGCGGGGCACGCGCGTCGAGCGACTGCTCCCGGTGCGCATGGAGGGCGAGCGCCGTCGTGATCAGCCCTCGCTCGCGCTCGCGCTCGTCATCGATCGATCGGGCTCGATGAGCGGCGAGAAGATGGAGGCCGCGAAGCAAGCGGCGCAGGCGACGGCCGAGCTGCTCTCGGCGCAGGACTACCTCGAGGTCGTCGGGTTCGACGCACAGGCCGAGCGCATCGTGCGCATGCAGAGCGCGGGGAATCGCATCGCGATCCAGCGCGACATCGGGCGCATGGCGCCGCGCGGCGGGACCGCGATCTTCCCGGGCCTCGACATGGCGTTCCAGGATCTCTCGGTCACGCGCGCGCGCCTCAAGCACGTGATCCTGCTGACCGACGGGCAGACCCAGGAGAGCGGCCTGCCCGAGCTGGTCTCGGTGATGCGCGCCGAGGGGATCACGGTGACGACCGTCGGCATCGGCGCGGACGTGAACCGATCGTTGCTCACGCAGCTCGCCGATCTCGGCGGAGGTCGCAGCTACTTCACGAGCGACGCGCGCAACGTGCCGCGCATCTTCATGCAGGAGACCACGACGGTCACGCGCAACGACGTCGTCGAGGAGTACGTGCGTGCGCGCGTGGTCGCGCCGGCGGACTTCCTGCGCGGCATCGACGTCGCGAGCGCGCCCTTCTTGCGCGGCTACGTCGCGACGCGCGCGCGCCCGGCGCCGGCGCAGGTGATCCTCGAGAGCGAGCTCGGCGAGCCGCTGCTCGCGCGGTGGCGCGTCGGGCTCGGATGGTCGCTCGCATGGACGAGCGACGTGAAGGCGCGCTGGTCCACCGAGTGGCTGCGCTGGGGCGGGTTCTCGCGGTTCTGGGTGCAGCTGGTGCGCGAGCACATGCGCGAGCGCGAGCGCCACGAGCTCCCGATGCGCGCCGAGGTGATCGGCGACGAGGCGCGGGTGGTGGTCGACGCGATCGGCGAGAACGACGAGTTCGTGAACGGCCTCGCGTCGACGCTCGTGGTCGAGGGCCCGATGGGCGCGCGCACGAGCGAGCGCATCCGCGAGGAGCACGTGCTGCGACAGACCGCGCCGGGCCACTACGAAGCGCGGTTCCCGCTCTCGAGGTACGGCAGCTTCGTGCTGCGCGCCGAGCACCGTCAGGACGATCGCCTGGTCGCGGAGAGCACGAGCGAGCTGGTGCGCCCCTACCCGCGCGAGTACGCGAGCCTCGAGCCCGACCTCGCGCTGCTCGATCGCCTCAGCGAGGTCGGGCGCGGCCGGAGAGATCCCAGCCCCGACGCGCTCTTCGATCCTGCCGGCGAGTCGGTTCGCAGGCGAGAAGAAGTCTGGTCGCCACTCTTGTTCGCCGCGCTCGCGCTCTTCGTGATCGATCTGCTGCTGCGCCGAGTGCGCCTCTTCGATCGCGCGTTCCGCGCGGCGAGCTGA
- a CDS encoding site-2 protease family protein — protein MSAIESARNVAVRAIVSARIRARRVASRASRHLGGGDRDRRGTSVDDERAGATTNTMASTTHAPSSTWGAHEPDRRDDARARERERARARRETGGGIPLGRAFGVQIVADWSLLIIFALVAFQLGAGVLPQWHPQWSGALVWSVALAAAVLFFTSILLHELSHAIVARMFGIPVSRITLFLFGGMAHMEGEPRSPKAELFMAAIGPIVSLAIGIGSIALGTALAGDAISRFAEDPEIAYASLDPVATLLLWLGPVNVALAMFNMVPGFPLDGGRVLRAILWWTTGDLRRATRWASGAGRLFGMTLVALGVVSMLGGNVGSGIWLALIGWFLAGAARSGYEQVVVREALEGVPVARLMRTRFEVVGPWTAVDELVYQRFMGSEQAVFPVMEGDHLVGIVAMSDVRKLPREHWGEARVADIMTPASRLVMVDAEASAAEALEGLARREIDQVPVVDRDGVLRGMVRRADLVKWLALHEPALRV, from the coding sequence GTGAGCGCGATCGAGAGCGCGAGGAACGTCGCGGTGCGAGCCATCGTGAGCGCGAGGATACGCGCGCGGCGGGTCGCCTCACGTGCGTCGCGTCACCTCGGAGGTGGGGATCGCGATCGGCGTGGCACGAGCGTTGATGACGAGCGCGCGGGAGCGACGACGAACACGATGGCCAGCACGACGCACGCCCCGAGCTCGACGTGGGGCGCTCACGAGCCCGACCGGCGCGACGACGCGAGAGCGCGCGAGCGAGAGCGCGCGAGAGCGCGCCGCGAGACCGGCGGGGGCATCCCGCTGGGGCGCGCGTTCGGCGTGCAGATCGTCGCGGACTGGAGCCTGCTGATCATCTTCGCGCTGGTCGCGTTCCAGCTCGGCGCGGGCGTGCTCCCGCAGTGGCATCCGCAGTGGAGCGGCGCGCTGGTGTGGAGCGTCGCGCTCGCGGCAGCGGTGCTCTTCTTCACGTCGATCCTGCTGCACGAGCTCTCGCACGCGATCGTCGCGCGCATGTTCGGCATCCCGGTCTCGCGCATCACGCTCTTCTTGTTCGGGGGGATGGCGCACATGGAGGGCGAGCCGCGCTCGCCGAAGGCCGAGCTGTTCATGGCCGCGATCGGGCCGATCGTGAGCCTCGCGATCGGGATCGGATCGATCGCGCTCGGGACCGCGCTCGCGGGCGACGCGATCTCGCGCTTCGCGGAGGATCCGGAGATCGCGTACGCGTCGCTCGATCCGGTGGCGACGCTGCTCTTGTGGCTCGGGCCGGTGAACGTCGCGCTCGCGATGTTCAACATGGTGCCGGGCTTCCCGCTCGACGGCGGGCGCGTGCTGCGCGCGATCCTGTGGTGGACGACGGGCGATCTGCGGCGCGCGACGCGATGGGCTTCGGGCGCGGGCCGCTTGTTCGGGATGACGCTGGTCGCGCTCGGCGTGGTGTCGATGCTCGGCGGCAACGTCGGATCGGGGATCTGGCTCGCGCTGATCGGATGGTTCCTCGCGGGCGCGGCGCGGAGCGGATACGAGCAGGTCGTGGTGCGCGAGGCGCTCGAGGGCGTGCCGGTCGCGCGTTTGATGAGGACGCGCTTCGAGGTGGTCGGGCCGTGGACCGCGGTCGACGAGCTCGTCTACCAGCGCTTCATGGGCAGCGAGCAGGCAGTGTTCCCGGTGATGGAAGGCGATCACCTGGTGGGCATCGTCGCGATGAGCGACGTGCGGAAGCTGCCGCGCGAGCACTGGGGAGAGGCGCGCGTGGCGGACATCATGACGCCGGCGTCTCGGCTGGTGATGGTGGATGCGGAGGCGAGCGCTGCGGAGGCGCTCGAAGGGTTGGCTCGTCGGGAGATCGATCAGGTGCCGGTGGTGGATCGGGATGGGGTGTTGAGGGGGATGGTTCGCCGGGCTGATCTCGTGAAGTGGTTGGCGCTGCATGAGCCTGCTCTTCGCGTTTAG